Proteins from one Armatimonadota bacterium genomic window:
- a CDS encoding tetratricopeptide repeat protein, with amino-acid sequence MKKFYQRFWIMLALIAITIGVFLPVLRNEFINFDDGEYVTENVLVRAGLTWEGIKWAFATRHAANWHPMTWISHMLDVEVYGMKPWGHHLTNLILHLATTLTLFGILLSVTGYPWRSALVAAFFAIHPLHVESVAWTAERKDVLSAFFWMVTTWSYISYVQSPRVMTYLRVMVLFALGLMSKPMLVTLPLVFLLLDYWPLRRISLARHSTSAAALSKHGNLILEKALLFVLSTISCVITYIAQHEGEAVRTLQKVAITDRISNALVSYVAYLGKMLWPRNLAIFYPYPIEGLPIWQVVGSGLVLVSITLLAVYLAHSRRYLVVGWFWYLFTLVPVIGIIQVGSQAMADRYTYIPLIGIFIAIVWGVPDLLGNIGLKGAREGRKIINLPILPFASAVSLLALAICTRIQVGYWRDSVSLFEHTLAVTKNNVVAHTSLGDALREKGKIKQAIAHYSRALEIYPFDPNAMLNLGVALAEGGMVKEAILQFKEALKVNPNDADAYNNLGLALASQGNLSEAVEHYGKALSLRPDFANAHGNLGLALAAQGRIDEAIEHYKKAIQLNPNLAEVYNDLGLALAFKGDLDGAVRQFRIAVQKNPQFVSAYYNLGVALGQLGKLDAAIQAYRMAIRLNPRHASAHKNLAIALYEKGDYVGAWWEIRLYEEYGGKPPKTFLKALSEKMPEN; translated from the coding sequence AGTGGGCGTTTGCAACTAGGCATGCGGCAAATTGGCATCCTATGACGTGGATTTCCCATATGCTCGACGTTGAAGTGTATGGCATGAAGCCATGGGGGCACCATCTAACGAATCTTATTTTGCATCTGGCGACGACGCTTACTCTTTTTGGAATCCTCTTGAGTGTTACAGGCTATCCGTGGCGAAGCGCGCTCGTTGCGGCTTTTTTTGCGATACATCCGCTTCATGTGGAATCAGTCGCTTGGACGGCCGAAAGAAAGGATGTCTTGAGTGCCTTTTTCTGGATGGTCACCACATGGTCATATATCAGTTACGTGCAATCTCCTAGGGTTATGACTTACCTTCGAGTTATGGTCTTGTTTGCGCTTGGGCTTATGTCGAAACCTATGCTGGTTACCCTTCCCCTTGTTTTCCTGCTGCTAGACTACTGGCCCTTAAGACGCATCAGCCTTGCTCGTCACTCAACGTCGGCTGCTGCTTTAAGTAAGCATGGTAATCTTATACTTGAGAAGGCGCTGCTATTCGTGCTCTCAACTATATCATGCGTTATAACATACATTGCCCAGCATGAGGGCGAGGCTGTGAGAACGCTTCAAAAAGTTGCCATCACTGACCGTATTTCAAATGCGCTTGTTTCTTATGTTGCATATCTTGGCAAGATGCTCTGGCCAAGGAACCTTGCGATTTTCTATCCATACCCAATAGAGGGATTGCCGATTTGGCAAGTTGTTGGATCTGGTTTGGTTCTCGTTAGCATAACTTTGCTGGCAGTCTACCTAGCGCATAGCAGGCGCTATCTGGTGGTTGGCTGGTTTTGGTATCTCTTTACTTTGGTCCCGGTAATTGGCATAATCCAAGTTGGAAGCCAGGCAATGGCGGATAGGTACACTTATATTCCGCTCATTGGCATTTTCATCGCAATTGTTTGGGGAGTCCCCGACCTTCTGGGGAATATTGGATTAAAGGGAGCGAGAGAAGGAAGAAAGATTATCAATTTGCCTATTCTCCCATTTGCATCTGCTGTATCGCTTCTTGCCCTGGCAATCTGCACACGCATCCAAGTTGGCTACTGGCGTGATAGTGTCTCACTATTTGAACACACCCTTGCAGTGACAAAAAACAATGTTGTGGCTCATACAAGCCTTGGTGATGCTTTAAGGGAGAAGGGCAAAATAAAGCAGGCAATAGCACACTACTCAAGGGCGTTGGAAATCTATCCTTTCGATCCTAATGCAATGCTCAATCTTGGCGTTGCCCTAGCCGAAGGAGGGATGGTAAAGGAGGCAATCTTGCAGTTTAAAGAAGCATTGAAGGTCAATCCGAATGATGCTGATGCGTATAATAACCTGGGCTTGGCTCTTGCTTCACAGGGAAATCTATCTGAGGCAGTCGAACATTATGGCAAAGCGTTGTCGCTTAGGCCTGACTTTGCAAACGCTCACGGCAACCTTGGGCTAGCATTGGCGGCACAGGGGCGTATTGATGAGGCAATCGAACACTATAAGAAGGCTATACAGCTAAATCCTAACCTTGCAGAGGTTTACAATGACCTCGGATTGGCGCTAGCATTTAAGGGTGACCTTGATGGAGCAGTGCGCCAATTTAGAATAGCGGTTCAAAAGAATCCGCAGTTCGTGTCTGCTTACTACAATTTGGGGGTTGCTCTTGGTCAGTTAGGCAAGTTGGATGCGGCAATTCAAGCCTACCGGATGGCGATTCGACTTAATCCTAGGCACGCAAGCGCCCACAAAAATTTAGCTATTGCGCTGTATGAAAAAGGAGACTATGTGGGGGCGTGGTGGGAAATCCGTCTGTATGAGGAATATGGTGGAAAGCCTCCCAAAACTTTTTTGAAAGCACTCTCTGAGAAAATGCCTGAAAACTGA
- a CDS encoding phosphoribosylanthranilate isomerase, producing the protein MPHNSTLGAYRLDFVKICGITSAEDRDLVAEAGADYFGVLIDVAYSPRSISLTQAGKLFKSPPIPGVALVFNNSLDRIRKIVDELNPFAIQLLGNEPPEFIATLKSALDCRIWKCLHLPPKGHGAVDLEFLITLAEDLENSGVDAIAVDTLDTTGTKTMLGGTGMVGDWNAIRALLKDRTVPGILAGGINDGNVIMALQAVRPNGIDVCTGVESSIGKKDPAKLNRLFSVLEPYRSS; encoded by the coding sequence ATGCCACACAATTCGACGCTTGGCGCCTACCGACTTGACTTTGTCAAGATCTGCGGTATCACAAGCGCCGAGGACCGCGATCTCGTTGCAGAGGCCGGTGCAGATTACTTTGGTGTACTCATTGATGTAGCTTACTCCCCACGCTCGATTTCTCTAACGCAAGCTGGAAAGCTCTTCAAATCTCCACCCATCCCCGGTGTAGCTCTTGTATTCAACAACAGCCTGGATCGCATCCGCAAAATCGTAGATGAGCTCAACCCCTTTGCAATCCAGCTTCTCGGCAATGAGCCTCCAGAATTCATTGCCACTTTGAAAAGCGCCTTGGACTGTAGGATTTGGAAGTGCCTCCACCTTCCTCCAAAAGGCCATGGAGCAGTGGATCTTGAGTTTTTAATTACGCTCGCAGAAGACCTCGAAAACTCAGGGGTCGATGCAATCGCCGTAGATACGCTTGATACTACCGGCACTAAAACAATGCTTGGCGGTACGGGCATGGTTGGCGATTGGAATGCAATACGAGCCCTTCTCAAAGACAGAACGGTCCCTGGCATATTGGCTGGCGGAATAAACGACGGAAATGTCATTATGGCATTGCAGGCAGTTCGGCCAAATGGAATAGACGTCTGCACAGGCGTGGAATCCTCAATTGGGAAAAAAGACCCTGCCAAGCTCAACCGTCTTTTCAGTGTTCTTGAGCCTTATAGAAGCAGCTAG
- the pheA gene encoding prephenate dehydratase, translated as MDIASIRKQIDKIDQQILELLNKRAELALEIGKYKAKMKKSTFAPERERQVLTKLIQANTGPLPNSAVQAIYREIISASRALEKPLTIAYWGPPATNTHMAAISKFGSSCSFVSMDTIPDVFSEVERERADFGVVPIENSTEGVINHTLDTFLQSKLKICSEVYLPITHNLLSLAEDLSEIKCVYSIPTAVAQCRNWLRANLPNAEIKEVSTTAKAAQICATEKGSAAIATSLAAEYYGLKILAEHIEDNPQNRTRFLVVGYNEPAPSGKDKTSLMFSVAHKAGSLFRALSAFEKYDINLTMIESRPTKLTPWEYVFFVDCQGHFKDAPIQKALNALKEYTLFVTVLGSYPEAE; from the coding sequence ATGGACATAGCAAGCATAAGGAAACAAATAGACAAAATCGACCAGCAAATCCTTGAACTATTGAACAAGCGTGCTGAGCTCGCCCTTGAGATTGGCAAATACAAGGCAAAGATGAAGAAAAGCACTTTCGCACCTGAGCGCGAACGACAAGTGCTTACAAAGCTAATTCAGGCGAATACTGGGCCATTGCCAAACTCAGCTGTGCAGGCAATCTATCGCGAAATAATCTCAGCCTCAAGAGCACTCGAGAAACCGCTAACAATTGCCTATTGGGGGCCACCTGCCACCAACACTCATATGGCAGCCATAAGCAAGTTTGGCTCATCATGCTCTTTCGTCTCAATGGATACCATACCAGATGTATTTAGCGAGGTCGAGCGCGAACGAGCCGACTTCGGCGTTGTCCCTATTGAAAACTCAACCGAAGGGGTTATAAACCACACGCTAGACACATTCTTGCAGTCAAAGTTGAAGATTTGCTCGGAGGTCTACCTTCCAATCACCCACAACCTATTATCTTTGGCTGAGGACCTTTCAGAGATAAAGTGCGTTTACTCAATTCCCACGGCAGTTGCACAGTGTCGAAATTGGTTAAGGGCAAATCTTCCAAACGCAGAAATTAAAGAAGTGTCAACAACTGCCAAAGCCGCCCAAATCTGCGCAACTGAAAAGGGCTCAGCAGCAATAGCCACAAGCTTAGCAGCTGAGTATTACGGCCTTAAAATACTGGCAGAACATATCGAAGATAATCCCCAAAACCGAACCCGCTTCCTCGTCGTTGGCTACAACGAGCCTGCACCGAGCGGAAAGGACAAAACATCACTTATGTTCTCAGTCGCACACAAAGCTGGCTCGCTTTTCCGCGCATTGAGTGCATTCGAGAAATACGACATTAATCTCACAATGATTGAATCGCGCCCGACAAAACTCACGCCATGGGAATACGTCTTCTTTGTGGACTGCCAGGGTCATTTCAAAGACGCGCCAATTCAAAAAGCTTTGAATGCGCTAAAGGAGTACACACTGTTCGTTACGGTGCTTGGGTCGTACCCCGAAGCTGAATAA
- a CDS encoding tetratricopeptide repeat protein, with protein sequence MFERRLNLIICLALLLLIFATFCRVLNNDFLSYDDPEYVVNNVNVHGLNVRNISWAFRTVYQGTWQPMVWLSYMFDWELFRLEPFGYHLINLLLHSANTVVLFLVLVRMTGLPWQSGFVAALFAIHPLHIESVAWVAERKDVLSTLFWMLALWAYARYVQFPKVSTYAPIIVFFALGLMSKPMLVTLPFVLLLLDYWPLCRSTLANRSPTARHLKLSTKTTSHLIIEKLPLFGMVLISCYIAYYAQQKGGAISSFEAIPFGIRVSNAIVSYVLYILKMLWPQKLAVIYPHPLDKIPEWQVVASGLALAILLYFAFRASKRRPYVGVGWLWFMGTLVPVIGLVQFGMHGMADRFTYIPLIGLFIVIAWGIPDLTGSLSRNKVMEESKKASCFFNVFLYSSVLPLSAVITLVCLSTCTFVQLGYWKNSVAIFTRALEVTSENSVAHMNLGTALAEKKDYKTAAKHFEAALRIMPDQPKTHFNLGNAFYGMGEIDLAIAHFTEALRLNPNFEDARVNLIAATAEKRRRASANVVRQVVRSKQRENALEHYRKGLDFDVQGNLNEAMREYQEAVRIDPTLAEAHSNLGVILKELGKLDEAIEEYRKAIRLDPTLGEAHNNLAIALYFKGDYAGAWREVKLCRKYGVTPHPDFLKALSERMPEP encoded by the coding sequence ATGTTCGAAAGACGACTTAACCTAATAATCTGCCTAGCGCTGCTTCTCTTAATATTTGCTACGTTTTGCCGCGTGCTCAACAACGATTTTCTCTCCTATGATGATCCCGAATATGTCGTAAATAATGTAAACGTGCACGGCCTTAACGTGCGAAATATCAGCTGGGCTTTTAGGACTGTGTATCAAGGCACTTGGCAGCCAATGGTTTGGCTGTCGTATATGTTTGACTGGGAACTTTTTCGTCTGGAGCCTTTTGGATATCATTTGATCAATCTGCTGCTTCATTCGGCTAACACGGTTGTGCTTTTTTTAGTCCTCGTTCGCATGACTGGCTTGCCTTGGCAGAGTGGCTTTGTGGCAGCGCTTTTTGCAATACACCCTTTACATATTGAGTCGGTTGCTTGGGTAGCCGAGAGAAAGGACGTCTTAAGTACGCTTTTTTGGATGCTTGCGCTGTGGGCATATGCCCGATATGTCCAATTTCCCAAGGTTTCGACCTATGCTCCAATTATTGTTTTCTTTGCCCTTGGCCTGATGTCAAAGCCAATGCTTGTAACTCTCCCATTCGTGCTTCTACTTTTGGATTACTGGCCGCTCTGCCGCAGCACACTTGCTAATCGCTCGCCTACTGCTCGGCATTTGAAATTAAGTACAAAGACTACCTCGCACCTGATTATTGAGAAGTTGCCGCTTTTCGGAATGGTATTGATTTCTTGCTATATTGCATACTATGCTCAGCAGAAGGGTGGAGCGATAAGCTCGTTTGAAGCCATACCGTTTGGCATTCGGGTTTCTAATGCAATTGTCTCCTATGTCCTGTATATTTTAAAGATGCTATGGCCGCAGAAGCTTGCAGTTATCTACCCCCATCCTCTCGATAAGATACCGGAATGGCAGGTGGTAGCTTCTGGATTGGCGCTTGCGATTTTGTTATATTTTGCCTTCCGAGCATCTAAACGCCGGCCGTACGTCGGAGTTGGATGGCTGTGGTTTATGGGCACCCTTGTTCCTGTAATTGGTCTGGTGCAGTTTGGCATGCATGGCATGGCGGATCGTTTTACCTACATTCCCTTGATTGGCCTTTTTATAGTAATCGCATGGGGAATCCCAGATTTAACTGGAAGCTTGAGTAGAAATAAAGTAATGGAAGAAAGTAAAAAGGCTAGCTGCTTCTTCAATGTTTTCCTCTATTCTTCCGTTCTTCCTTTAAGTGCTGTTATAACGCTTGTTTGTCTTTCTACTTGTACTTTTGTTCAATTGGGTTATTGGAAAAATAGCGTTGCGATTTTTACTCGAGCTCTTGAAGTAACATCGGAAAACTCGGTTGCTCATATGAACCTTGGCACTGCTTTAGCCGAGAAAAAAGACTATAAAACAGCCGCGAAACATTTCGAAGCCGCACTTAGAATAATGCCAGATCAGCCGAAGACTCATTTTAATTTAGGGAATGCGTTTTATGGAATGGGAGAAATTGACCTGGCAATCGCTCATTTTACGGAGGCGCTTAGGCTGAATCCGAATTTTGAAGACGCTCGGGTTAACCTAATCGCCGCCACTGCAGAGAAGCGGCGGCGAGCCAGTGCCAATGTGGTGCGGCAAGTTGTGAGGTCAAAGCAACGCGAAAATGCACTGGAACATTACCGTAAAGGCTTGGATTTTGACGTGCAGGGCAACCTGAACGAGGCTATGAGAGAATATCAAGAGGCAGTAAGGATTGATCCAACGCTTGCGGAGGCTCATAGCAACCTTGGGGTAATTCTTAAAGAATTAGGCAAGCTCGACGAAGCAATAGAAGAATACCGCAAGGCAATCAGGCTTGATCCGACACTTGGAGAAGCTCACAACAACCTTGCCATAGCCTTATATTTCAAGGGTGATTATGCAGGCGCATGGAGAGAGGTCAAGCTGTGTCGCAAATACGGGGTTACGCCTCATCCCGACTTTTTGAAAGCTCTATCCGAAAGAATGCCGGAGCCATAG